The following proteins are encoded in a genomic region of Bacillus sp. FJAT-22090:
- a CDS encoding acetyl-CoA hydrolase/transferase family protein, with protein MVNNLERIKDSSLHSLVVGADEAALWIQDGMTLGLSGFTRAGDAKAVPFALVERGKNEKFKVNIFTGASLGSDLDKLLSEAGIINKRLPFQADATMRKNINNANHLFVDQHLSHTAEMIRSSVLPTIDFAIVEAVSITADGMIIPTTSVGNSLTFVSQAKNIIVEINMEHSELLEGLHDLYEPAEQGKREPIPLKKAEDRIGTIGIPFDSSKIKGIVFTNHKDSPSTIVPPDQETQEMANHLMEFLREEVKVGRLTKKLAPIQAGIGSVANAVLHGMIDSEFENLQVYSEVLQDSVFELMDAGKVNFASACSITLSAEKMEQVYGNLEKYRNQLVLRPQEITNHPEIIRRLGLIAINTALEFDIYGNVNSTHVSGTKMMNGIGGSGDFARNARIAIFVTKSTAKGGNISSVVPFASHVDHTEHDVDVVVTEQGYADLRGLAPRERAKLIIENCVHPMYKEQLRNYYEEALTRGGQTPHVLEKAFSFHTNLAENGTMLEKVNSIV; from the coding sequence GTGGTAAATAATCTTGAGCGAATTAAAGATAGTAGTTTACATAGTCTTGTAGTTGGAGCAGATGAAGCTGCATTATGGATTCAAGATGGGATGACATTGGGGTTAAGCGGATTTACACGTGCAGGTGATGCGAAAGCGGTTCCATTTGCTTTAGTAGAACGAGGAAAAAACGAAAAATTTAAAGTTAATATTTTTACAGGAGCATCGTTAGGTTCTGATTTAGATAAATTACTGTCTGAAGCTGGTATTATAAATAAGCGTTTACCGTTCCAAGCAGATGCGACGATGAGAAAAAATATAAATAATGCGAATCATTTATTTGTTGATCAGCATTTATCTCATACTGCAGAAATGATACGTTCAAGCGTCTTGCCTACAATTGATTTTGCTATTGTGGAAGCGGTTTCAATCACTGCTGATGGTATGATTATCCCGACTACATCTGTAGGTAACTCCTTAACATTTGTGTCACAGGCAAAAAATATTATTGTGGAAATAAACATGGAGCATTCCGAATTGTTAGAAGGACTACATGATTTATATGAACCAGCAGAGCAAGGGAAAAGAGAGCCAATTCCTCTTAAAAAAGCAGAGGACCGAATTGGGACAATTGGAATTCCTTTTGATTCTTCAAAAATTAAAGGAATTGTGTTCACAAACCATAAAGATTCACCCTCTACTATTGTGCCACCAGATCAGGAAACACAAGAAATGGCTAATCATTTAATGGAATTTTTGCGTGAAGAGGTTAAGGTAGGTAGACTTACAAAAAAACTGGCACCAATTCAAGCTGGAATAGGCTCTGTTGCAAATGCTGTTTTACATGGAATGATTGACTCTGAGTTTGAGAATCTTCAAGTTTATTCGGAAGTACTTCAGGACTCCGTTTTTGAACTAATGGATGCTGGAAAAGTCAATTTTGCATCTGCTTGCTCAATCACTCTATCAGCAGAAAAAATGGAGCAAGTTTATGGAAATCTAGAAAAGTATCGTAACCAACTTGTGTTGAGACCACAGGAAATTACTAACCATCCGGAAATCATTCGTCGACTCGGTTTAATAGCTATTAACACGGCGCTTGAATTTGATATTTACGGAAACGTAAACTCTACGCATGTTTCTGGAACAAAAATGATGAATGGTATTGGTGGTTCTGGAGATTTTGCTCGTAATGCACGTATAGCGATTTTTGTTACGAAATCTACTGCAAAAGGTGGCAATATTTCTAGTGTTGTTCCTTTCGCATCCCATGTCGATCATACAGAGCATGATGTGGATGTAGTAGTGACTGAGCAGGGGTACGCGGATCTTCGAGGACTAGCACCTAGAGAACGTGCAAAGCTAATAATTGAAAATTGTGTACATCCAATGTATAAAGAACAATTAAGAAATTATTATGAGGAAGCATTAACAAGAGGTGGACAAACTCCTCATGTATTGGAAAAAGCATTTTCATTCCATACGAACCTAGCGGAAAATGGAACGATGCTAGAAAAAGTAAATTCTATTGTATAA